One window of Pieris napi chromosome 14, ilPieNapi1.2, whole genome shotgun sequence genomic DNA carries:
- the LOC125055896 gene encoding monocarboxylate transporter 12, with product MSHGGVKTRNGDGENEDSSREGSESLAPPPDGGWGWMVVFASFMIHIVTDGMTYSFGVFYAEFLTYFNEGKGKTAWIVSILVGVTLSSGPISSSFVNRWGCRTVTVAGALLSAVCVVLSALANNVNTLIITIGVGTGVGFGLIYLPAIVSVTVWFERYRSLATGIAVCGSGLGTFLFAPITSALISNYGWRGAMAIIGALILNCIPLGLMFRPVPERPRTPVTEPMLPKVDNNNKKKLQRSQSIEHFLRVNGKDDVARLTLSQPALNKQQEQKMGSRHGSGIMQRPDVLYQGSMTSISRYRAASIDRKMTKEEEKEEKCGWLPCSREFKVALSEMLDVSLLVDPVFLLFSVSNFLTSIGFYIPYVYTVPMSEKLGIENPPYLISIIGASNLVGRIILGYISDKPWVNRLLAYNICLTIAGISTAAAMFCWEFWGLAMYATAFGFTIGAYVGLTSVVLVDLLGLEKLTNAFGLLLLFQGIASLIGPPFAGWLYDTYQSYSPGFYVAGGTISLSGIILFLIPVFERRNNRWKNQEMVLEQI from the exons ATGTCACACGGCGGCGTGAAGACGAGAAACGGGGATGGAGAGAATGAAGACTCATCTCGAGAGGGTTCCGAGAGTCTAGCACCGCCCCCTGATGGAGGCTGGGGGTGGATGGTTGTTTTCGCATCATTTATGATACACATTGTCA CCGATGGCATGACCTACTCGTTTGGCGTGTTCTATGCAGAATTCCTGACCTACTTCAACGAGGGCAAAGGCAAGACTGCGTGGATCGTGTCTATCCTTGTCGGGGTCACCCTTAGCTCAG GTCCAATTTCAAGTTCCTTCGTTAACCGTTGGGGATGTCGAACAGTCACCGTAGCTGGAGCGTTACTCTCTGCTGTATGCGTGGTCCTGTCGGCATTGGCCAACAATGTAAATACTCTTATCATCACGATTGGCGTAGGCACAGGTGTTGGTTTTGGTCTCATCTATCTGCCAGCAATTGTCAGCGTTACTGTGTGGTTCGAAAGATACAGAAGTCTTGCCACAg gcATCGCCGTGTGTGGGTCGGGACTAGGAACATTCCTATTCGCGCCGATAACCTCCGCCCTCATATCGAACTATGGCTGGAGAGGCGCAATGGCTATCATTGGAGCATTAATCCTTAACTGCATCCCGCTGGGACTAATGTTCCGGCCCGTTCCTGAAAGACCAAGGACACCTGTCACAGAACCAATGCTACCAAAAGTAGACAATAACAATAAGAAGAAACTTCAAAGATCTCAAAGTATAGAACATTTCCTACGTGTAAATGGGAAAGATGATGTAGCGAGACTAACTCTGTCTCAACCCGCTTTAAATAAGCAACAAGAACAGAAAATGGGCTCTCGTCATGGTAGCGGAATTATGCAAAGACCTGACGTCTTATACCAAGGTAGCATGACTAGTATATCAAGATATAGAGCTGCTTCTATTGATAGAAAGATGACAAAAGAGGAGGAAAAAGAAGAAAAGTGTGGATGGCTGCCCTGCTCAAGAGAATTCAAAGTAGCGTTATCAGAAATGCTCGATGTTTCTCTACTGGTAGATCCTGTTTTCCTATTATTTTCTGTATCAAATTTTCTGACTAGTATTGGATTTTATATTCCATATGTGTATACTGTGCCAATGAGCGAGAAACTTGGCATTGAAAATCCACCTTACTTGATCTCCATTATTGGTGCCTCTAATTTGGTGGGGAGAATCATTCTTGGATACATCAGCGATAAGCCCTGGGTGAATCGTCTGTTGGCGTACAATATTTGCCTGACGATTGCTGGAAtaa GTACTGCTGCAGCAATGTTTTGTTGGGAATTTTGGGGTCTAGCGATGTATGCAACAGCATTCGGTTTCACTATTGGTGCTTACGTAGGCTTAACATCAGTGGTGCTAGTTGATCTCCTGGGATTAGAGAAGTTGACCAATGCCTTTGGATTGCTTCTACTATTTCAAGGAATCGCTTCACTTATTGGACCGCCATTTGCag GATGGCTTTACGATACGTATCAGTCCTACTCGCCAGGATTCTACGTCGCTGGCGGAACTATCTCTCTCAGCGGCATTATCCTATTTCTCATTCCTGTCTTCGAAAGAAGAAATAACAGGTGGAAGAATCAGGAAATGGTGCTGGAGCAAATTTAG
- the LOC125056046 gene encoding uncharacterized protein LOC125056046 isoform X1 has product MWWIRKQSVNKPDEDIILGLQKLTSVDRCIYENKHKMELCAWSEIFTDEDRSILRDGLIFTETTSALFSVCLNLSILLTNLRYDLSYRNLAFFTIITCLRRFPFSKLAYSESSPDINDSCTFNGFWNTFLSVYEVECLTHVCIERYVVAKYINNGWPLIRWHYTMYQGLCVLFALLYSVPPLFGIGSYELDFTCDSCVFDMVLPNSWHKYIVVSIYLLRSFKSAFFMIVMLYWARKLGLINKSKKMIEQAPFTKSVLIITIVNLLCWCPITMIRGLVVFYSFLGSGFIPSAWVIQWALWINSIAPAATSLSLFMIDEGIGQTVNQYNMAPREKNKI; this is encoded by the exons atgtgGTGGATTAGGAAACAGAGCGTAAACAAACCAGATGAAG ATATTATCCTTGGCTTGCAGAAATTGACTTCAGTCGACCGGTGTATTTATGagaataaacataaaatggAACTTTGTGCTTGGAGTGAGATATTTACGGATGAAGATCGGAGTATTTTAAGAGATGGGTTGATTTTTACAG AGACGACGTCTGCTCTATTTAGTGTGTGCTTGAACCTATCTATCCTGTTGACGAATCTAAGATACGATTTGAGCTATCGAAATTTGGCGTTCTTCACTATTATTACTTGTCTTCGTCGTTTCCCTTTTTCTAAGTTAGCGTATTCAGAAAG tTCACCAGACATCAACGATTCCTGTACTTTCAATGGATTTTGGAACACTTTTCTGTCTGTTTATGAAGTGGAATGTCTCACACACGTTTGCATTGAACGTTATGTTGTTgcgaaatatattaataacg ggTGGCCCCTGATAAGATGGCATTATACTATGTACCAAGGACTATGTGTTCTATTCGCTTTGTTATACTCAGTTCCACCTCTATTTGGAATAGGAAGCTATGAGTTGGATTTTACATGCGATTCTTGTGTGTTTGATATGGTTTTACCAAATTCATggcataaatatattgtcGTTTCGATTTATTTGCTACGGAGTTTTAAATCAGcattttttat GATCGTCATGCTATACTGGGCTCGGAAATTgggattaataaataaatccaaaaaaatGATAGAGCAAGCACCTTTTACGAAG AGTGttcttataattacaatagtaAATTTGCTGTGTTGGTGCCCTATTACGATGATACGTGGCTTGGTAGTTTTCTACAGTTTTCTCGGATCCGGATTTATTCCATCAGCGTGGGTAATTCAGTGGGCATTGTGGATTAATTCT ATTGCCCCGGCTGCCACTTCACTGTCTCTATTCATGATCGATGAAGGTATTGGCCAGACGGTGAATCAATACAATATGGCTCCgagagagaaaaataaaatataa
- the LOC125056046 gene encoding uncharacterized protein LOC125056046 isoform X3 encodes MELCAWSEIFTDEDRSILRDGLIFTETTSALFSVCLNLSILLTNLRYDLSYRNLAFFTIITCLRRFPFSKLAYSESSPDINDSCTFNGFWNTFLSVYEVECLTHVCIERYVVAKYINNGWPLIRWHYTMYQGLCVLFALLYSVPPLFGIGSYELDFTCDSCVFDMVLPNSWHKYIVVSIYLLRSFKSAFFMIVMLYWARKLGLINKSKKMIEQAPFTKSVLIITIVNLLCWCPITMIRGLVVFYSFLGSGFIPSAWVIQWALWINSIAPAATSLSLFMIDEGIGQTVNQYNMAPREKNKI; translated from the exons atggAACTTTGTGCTTGGAGTGAGATATTTACGGATGAAGATCGGAGTATTTTAAGAGATGGGTTGATTTTTACAG AGACGACGTCTGCTCTATTTAGTGTGTGCTTGAACCTATCTATCCTGTTGACGAATCTAAGATACGATTTGAGCTATCGAAATTTGGCGTTCTTCACTATTATTACTTGTCTTCGTCGTTTCCCTTTTTCTAAGTTAGCGTATTCAGAAAG tTCACCAGACATCAACGATTCCTGTACTTTCAATGGATTTTGGAACACTTTTCTGTCTGTTTATGAAGTGGAATGTCTCACACACGTTTGCATTGAACGTTATGTTGTTgcgaaatatattaataacg ggTGGCCCCTGATAAGATGGCATTATACTATGTACCAAGGACTATGTGTTCTATTCGCTTTGTTATACTCAGTTCCACCTCTATTTGGAATAGGAAGCTATGAGTTGGATTTTACATGCGATTCTTGTGTGTTTGATATGGTTTTACCAAATTCATggcataaatatattgtcGTTTCGATTTATTTGCTACGGAGTTTTAAATCAGcattttttat GATCGTCATGCTATACTGGGCTCGGAAATTgggattaataaataaatccaaaaaaatGATAGAGCAAGCACCTTTTACGAAG AGTGttcttataattacaatagtaAATTTGCTGTGTTGGTGCCCTATTACGATGATACGTGGCTTGGTAGTTTTCTACAGTTTTCTCGGATCCGGATTTATTCCATCAGCGTGGGTAATTCAGTGGGCATTGTGGATTAATTCT ATTGCCCCGGCTGCCACTTCACTGTCTCTATTCATGATCGATGAAGGTATTGGCCAGACGGTGAATCAATACAATATGGCTCCgagagagaaaaataaaatataa
- the LOC125056046 gene encoding uncharacterized protein LOC125056046 isoform X2 — MKKLTSVDRCIYENKHKMELCAWSEIFTDEDRSILRDGLIFTETTSALFSVCLNLSILLTNLRYDLSYRNLAFFTIITCLRRFPFSKLAYSESSPDINDSCTFNGFWNTFLSVYEVECLTHVCIERYVVAKYINNGWPLIRWHYTMYQGLCVLFALLYSVPPLFGIGSYELDFTCDSCVFDMVLPNSWHKYIVVSIYLLRSFKSAFFMIVMLYWARKLGLINKSKKMIEQAPFTKSVLIITIVNLLCWCPITMIRGLVVFYSFLGSGFIPSAWVIQWALWINSIAPAATSLSLFMIDEGIGQTVNQYNMAPREKNKI, encoded by the exons ATGAAG AAATTGACTTCAGTCGACCGGTGTATTTATGagaataaacataaaatggAACTTTGTGCTTGGAGTGAGATATTTACGGATGAAGATCGGAGTATTTTAAGAGATGGGTTGATTTTTACAG AGACGACGTCTGCTCTATTTAGTGTGTGCTTGAACCTATCTATCCTGTTGACGAATCTAAGATACGATTTGAGCTATCGAAATTTGGCGTTCTTCACTATTATTACTTGTCTTCGTCGTTTCCCTTTTTCTAAGTTAGCGTATTCAGAAAG tTCACCAGACATCAACGATTCCTGTACTTTCAATGGATTTTGGAACACTTTTCTGTCTGTTTATGAAGTGGAATGTCTCACACACGTTTGCATTGAACGTTATGTTGTTgcgaaatatattaataacg ggTGGCCCCTGATAAGATGGCATTATACTATGTACCAAGGACTATGTGTTCTATTCGCTTTGTTATACTCAGTTCCACCTCTATTTGGAATAGGAAGCTATGAGTTGGATTTTACATGCGATTCTTGTGTGTTTGATATGGTTTTACCAAATTCATggcataaatatattgtcGTTTCGATTTATTTGCTACGGAGTTTTAAATCAGcattttttat GATCGTCATGCTATACTGGGCTCGGAAATTgggattaataaataaatccaaaaaaatGATAGAGCAAGCACCTTTTACGAAG AGTGttcttataattacaatagtaAATTTGCTGTGTTGGTGCCCTATTACGATGATACGTGGCTTGGTAGTTTTCTACAGTTTTCTCGGATCCGGATTTATTCCATCAGCGTGGGTAATTCAGTGGGCATTGTGGATTAATTCT ATTGCCCCGGCTGCCACTTCACTGTCTCTATTCATGATCGATGAAGGTATTGGCCAGACGGTGAATCAATACAATATGGCTCCgagagagaaaaataaaatataa
- the LOC125056282 gene encoding LOW QUALITY PROTEIN: SET domain-containing protein SmydA-8-like (The sequence of the model RefSeq protein was modified relative to this genomic sequence to represent the inferred CDS: inserted 1 base in 1 codon), translating into MEQQVIETDQLLYGNNKLIFTASAQCSAGTGRXTDRMLSMDQLSLLVQDHLHDIQPARHYHKWTIKSSDIGGRGLFATEDIKSGELLFVDHPLVYGPRSGTTIQQGCTVCGKMDIDTLFRCNKCGLLLCSHQCQNSNTHYDDCIVISGWCSKVSIENISDTLLSRCLAPIRTLSLPEDQQELLRALQAHTLPQHGSEIKELKEYFDLSSEEEHLLTLAVCILDANAFQIAVPYGRKEMSMRGLFPVSSLMNHNCVPNTKYNFNKECHMIIKAVKPIAAGTEITTCYSGLLWGTPARRLHLFKTKHFWCKCERCSDATERGTFLAALKCFDTNCSGSLLPIDPLNPTSAWRCLTCGLRVPNSNISAIQSALGSLIGSLNFENVAELEKFYLNRVYKYIPKTNQIVVDLQCRLIWELGEVDGCRWHELSESQLALKESLCRGTLVTVAALGLGDTHLRGLLLYHLHAALAERARRFPDLYEELKAEIESTIEQSYNILKGDISSPPDLELRRQYLGPGSDKPHEERFFILDK; encoded by the exons ATGGAACAGCAAGTCATAGAGACTGACCAACTTTTGTATGGGAACAATA AGTTGATATTCACGGCGAGTGCGCAGTGCAGTGCCGGCACCGGGC GTACCGACAGGATGTTATCAATGGATCAATTGTCGCTTCTAGTACAGGACCATCTTCACGACATCCAACCTGCCAGGCATTACCACAAGTGGACTATCAAGTCGTCAGACATCGGTGGCCGCGGCCTTTTCGCCACTGAAGATATTAAGTCAGGTGAACTACTATTCGTAGACCATCCACTTGTTTACGGCCCGCGATCGGGAACTACGATCCAACAAGGATGTACTGTATGTGGGAAAATGGACATTGATACATTGTTCCGCTGCAATAAGTGCGGCTTATTGTTATGCTCCCACCAGTGTCAGAACAGCAATACACATTACGACGATTGTATTGTAATTTCCGGTTGGTGTAGCAAAGTatctattgaaaatataagTGATACGTTGCTATCAAGGTGCTTGGCTCCTATAAGGACGTTGTCATTACCGGAAGATCAACAAGAATTATTGAGAGCCCTTCAAGCTCATACACTTCCTCAACACGGAAGCGAAATAAAGGAATTAAAAGAGTATTTTGATTTATCATCAGAGGAAGAACATTTATTGACGTTAGCCGTCTGTATTCTTGATGCAAATGCATTTCAAATAGCCGTTCCTTATGGCCGAAAGGAAATGAGTATGCGGGGATTGTTCCCCGTGTCGTCTTTGATGAATCATAACTGTGTGCCGAATAcaaagtataattttaataaggagTGCCATATGATAATAAAGGCTGTTAAACCTATTGCGGCCGGTACTGAAATCACCACCTGCTATTCTGGCTTATTGTGGGGAACACCTGCCAGACgtctacatttatttaaaacgaaaCATTTTTGGTGCAAATGTGAAAGATGCAGTGATGCAACGGAGCGAGGAACTTTTTTAGCAGCTCTGAAATGCTTCGATACAAATTGTTCTGGTTCCCTTCTTCCTATAGACCCGTTAAATCCTACGTCAGCATGGCGTTGTCTTACTTGTGGACTGAGAGTGCCAAATAGTAATATCTCCGCAATCCAAAGTGCACTCGGGAGTTTGATTGGATCGTTGAATTTTGAAAATGTAGCTGAATTAGagaagttttatttgaacAGAGTGTATAAGTATATTCCGAAAACTAATCAAATTGTGGTGGATTTGCAGTGCCGGTTAATTTGGGAGTTGGGAGAAGTGGACGGCTGTAGGTGGCATG AGCTGTCGGAATCCCAGCTGGCGCTGAAGGAGAGTCTGTGCCGCGGTACCCTGGTGACCGTGGCAGCTCTCGGATTGGGCGACACTCACCTTCGAGGCCTGCTACTGTACCACCTCCACGCTGCCCTGGCAGAGCGCGCCCGGCGCTTTCCTGACTTATATGAG gaGCTCAAAGCCGAAATCGAAAGTACAATCGAACAATCTTACAATATCCTTAAAGGTGATATTTCGTCACCACCAGATTTGGAACTACGGCGCCAATACCTTGGACCCGGAAGTGACAAACCTCATGAAGAGAGGTTTTTCATTTTAGATAAATAA
- the LOC125055795 gene encoding probable alpha-aspartyl dipeptidase, with protein sequence MRLFNLSYILEVGFKTLSTMQSQRKALLLSSSNCHGYSLLEFAKEEICKFLSSNDVKELIFVPYAQNDFDGYTKKISDVINPWGFPVRGLHTFSNPIDGINSAKAIFIGGGNTFLLLSRLYEKKLVELIKDRVTSGNLLYIGSSAGTNVATKSIHTTNDMPIIYPPSFDAIAIVPFNINPHYIDYVENSTHKGETRDQRLAEYMEMAHANQVLGLREGSILHVNGISLILKGIAGAVVFKRNKDKTEYKVGADVSFLLEGN encoded by the exons ATGCGACTTTTCAACTTATCGTATATTCTAGAAGTTGGTTTTAAAACACTTTCTACGATGCAATCTCAACGTAAGGCTCTACTGCTTTCTTCTTCTAACTGCCACGGATATTCATTATTGGAATTCGCTAAAGAAGAAATCTGCAAGTTTTTGAGTTC TAATGATGTCAAAGAgttaatttttgtaccatatgcACAAAATGATTTTGATGGCTATACCAAAAAAATAAGTGATGTTATTAATCCTTGGGGGTTTCCTGTTAGAGGATTACACACATTTAGCAACCCCATTGATGGCATTAACTCTGCCAAAGCTATTTTCATTGGAGGTGGTAATACATTTCTCCTGTTAAGTcgattatatgaaaaaaaattggtggAACTTATTAAAGATAGAGTGACCAGTGgtaatttactttatatagGAAGCAGTGCTGGTACAAATGTTGCAACAAAAAGTATACATACTACTAATGATATGCCAATTATTTATCCTCCAAGCTTTGATGCCATTGCCATTGTGCCCTTTAATATAAATCCTCATTATATTGACTATGTTGAAAATTCAACCCATAAGGGTGAAACTAGAGATCAAAGACTAGCTGAGTACATGGAAATGGCTCATGCAAATCAAGTGTTGGGTTTAAGGGAAGGCTCAATTTTGCATGTCAATGGTATATCACTTATTTTGAAAGGAATAGCAGGTgctgttgtttttaaaag AAATAAAGACAAAACAGAATATAAAGTTGGTGCAGATGTATCATTTTTACTGGaaggtaattaa